One region of Aurantimonas sp. HBX-1 genomic DNA includes:
- a CDS encoding DUF6867 family protein: MEPELALLWEVSIAEFIFVTVILGGGGAWMIGRSTALTWSGWGLLAFYLLLLTIAVRFIHFSLFGGSFFLPVRTFGTALHYAVVDYIVLFAIAAAGRSFVRSRQMARQYGFLHQDRR, encoded by the coding sequence ATGGAACCCGAACTGGCACTCCTCTGGGAAGTCTCGATCGCCGAGTTCATCTTCGTCACCGTGATCCTCGGCGGCGGCGGTGCCTGGATGATCGGGCGCTCGACCGCGCTCACCTGGAGCGGTTGGGGCCTCTTGGCCTTCTACCTGCTGCTGCTGACGATCGCCGTCCGCTTCATCCATTTCAGCCTGTTCGGCGGCTCCTTCTTCCTGCCGGTCCGCACGTTCGGGACGGCGCTGCACTATGCGGTCGTCGACTATATCGTGCTGTTCGCCATCGCCGCCGCCGGGCGAAGCTTCGTCCGCAGCCGGCAGATGGCAAGGCAATACGGCTTTCTTCACCAGGATCGCCGATAG
- a CDS encoding branched-chain amino acid ABC transporter substrate-binding protein encodes MKKALLAGAALNLVFAGSAFAEMTIGVAGPMTGQYASFGEQLRVGAEQAVEDINAAGGVNGEMLKLSIGDDACDPKQAVAVANSFAGEGVSFVAGHFCSGSSIPASQVYADEQIIQISPASTNPDFTDKRPGEGIYRVCGRDDQQGQVAGAYIAENFPDAKVAIINDKTAYGKGLADQTQKYYEEAGKKPVLVESYTAGEKDYTALVTKMKEAGVDLVYVGGYHTEAGLMARQMRSQGMDTIIMSGDALVTDEYWAITGDAGQGTLMTFSPDPRKNEAAAPVVEKLSAKGQTAEGYVLYTYAAIQAWADAVNAAGSTDYDAVVKALDDGTFDTVIGELAFDDKGDVTLPGYVVYEWKDGAYDYVNVAEGTDMTKPGGDALQPAEGVDTGATETKSN; translated from the coding sequence ATGAAGAAAGCACTTCTAGCCGGCGCTGCGCTCAACCTCGTCTTCGCGGGCTCTGCCTTCGCCGAGATGACGATCGGCGTCGCCGGCCCGATGACCGGCCAGTACGCGAGCTTCGGCGAGCAGCTGCGCGTCGGCGCCGAGCAGGCTGTCGAGGACATCAACGCCGCCGGCGGCGTCAACGGCGAGATGCTCAAGCTCTCGATCGGCGACGACGCCTGCGATCCCAAGCAGGCCGTTGCCGTGGCCAACAGCTTCGCCGGCGAAGGCGTATCCTTCGTCGCCGGCCATTTCTGCTCGGGCTCGTCGATCCCGGCCAGCCAGGTCTATGCCGACGAGCAGATCATCCAGATCTCCCCGGCCTCGACCAATCCCGACTTCACCGACAAGCGTCCGGGCGAAGGCATCTACCGTGTCTGCGGCCGCGACGACCAGCAGGGCCAGGTTGCCGGCGCCTACATCGCGGAGAACTTCCCCGACGCCAAGGTCGCCATCATCAACGACAAGACCGCCTACGGCAAAGGCCTCGCCGACCAGACCCAGAAATACTACGAGGAAGCCGGCAAGAAGCCGGTGCTGGTCGAGAGCTACACGGCCGGCGAGAAGGACTACACCGCCCTCGTCACCAAGATGAAGGAAGCCGGGGTCGATCTCGTCTATGTCGGCGGCTACCACACGGAAGCCGGCCTGATGGCCCGCCAGATGCGCTCGCAGGGCATGGACACCATCATCATGTCCGGCGACGCGCTGGTCACCGACGAGTACTGGGCGATCACCGGCGATGCCGGCCAGGGCACGCTGATGACCTTCTCCCCGGATCCGCGCAAGAACGAGGCGGCCGCGCCGGTCGTCGAGAAGCTCAGCGCCAAGGGCCAGACCGCCGAGGGCTACGTGCTCTACACCTACGCGGCGATCCAGGCTTGGGCCGACGCAGTCAACGCCGCCGGCTCGACCGACTATGACGCCGTCGTCAAGGCGCTCGATGACGGCACGTTCGACACCGTCATTGGCGAGCTTGCCTTCGACGACAAGGGCGACGTCACGCTGCCCGGCTACGTCGTCTACGAGTGGAAGGACGGCGCCTACGATTATGTCAACGTGGCCGAAGGCACCGACATGACGAAGCCCGGCGGCGACGCGCTGCAGCCTGCGGAAGGCGTGGACACGGGCGCGACGGAAACCAAGAGCAACTGA
- a CDS encoding ABC transporter ATP-binding protein, with translation MSAIEATSPAAQPLLAVRGVETFYGKIQALRGVDVDVHEGEIVTLIGANGAGKSTLMMTICGNPRARSGQILYRGEDITHLPTHDIMSKSIAQSPEGRRVFGRMTVMENLQMGAILEDDRYFDDDLRKVFELFPRLKERRGQRGGTLSGGEQQMLAIGRALMSRPKLLLLDEPSLGLAPLIVKQIFEVIRELNRNEGLTVFLVEQNAFHALRLAHRGYVMVNGVITMTGGGRELLARDEVRSAYLEGGAH, from the coding sequence ATGAGCGCGATCGAGGCGACCAGCCCGGCGGCGCAGCCGCTGCTGGCGGTCCGGGGAGTCGAGACCTTCTACGGCAAGATCCAGGCGCTGCGTGGCGTCGACGTCGATGTCCACGAGGGCGAGATCGTCACGCTGATCGGCGCCAACGGCGCCGGCAAGTCGACGCTGATGATGACCATCTGCGGCAATCCCCGCGCCCGCTCCGGCCAGATCCTCTACCGCGGCGAGGACATCACCCATTTGCCGACCCACGACATCATGTCGAAGTCGATCGCCCAGTCGCCGGAAGGCCGCCGGGTGTTCGGACGGATGACCGTGATGGAGAACCTCCAGATGGGGGCTATCCTCGAGGACGACCGCTATTTCGACGACGACCTGCGCAAGGTCTTCGAGCTGTTCCCGCGGCTGAAGGAGCGGCGCGGCCAGCGCGGCGGCACGCTGTCGGGCGGCGAGCAGCAGATGCTGGCGATCGGCCGGGCGCTGATGAGCCGGCCCAAGCTGCTGCTGCTCGACGAGCCGTCGCTCGGCCTGGCGCCGCTGATCGTCAAGCAGATCTTCGAGGTCATCCGCGAGCTGAACCGCAACGAGGGGCTGACCGTCTTCCTGGTCGAGCAGAACGCCTTCCATGCTCTGCGGCTGGCGCATCGTGGCTACGTGATGGTCAACGGCGTGATCACCATGACCGGCGGCGGCCGCGAACTGCTTGCGCGCGACGAGGTCCGCAGCGCGTATCTGGAAGGGGGAGCCCACTGA
- a CDS encoding enoyl-CoA hydratase, producing MAEDDIVIESRDGRVAILTLNRPKALNALNTAVMGEIVRRTAALDRDPEVGAILIAGSDKAFAAGADIKEMEDRSAMAMMLADWLSDWEALERVRTPMVAAVAGFALGGGCELAMMCDVILAADTAKFGQPEIKLGVIPGMGGSQRLTRAVGKYKAMDMILTGRMIDAAEAERIGLVSRLVPADRLMDEALDVARTIAGFSKPATLAAKEATNRSFEVGLREGLLHERRIFHALFAGGDQKEGMAAFREKRPPVFRHGDE from the coding sequence CCGAAGACGACATCGTGATCGAGAGCCGCGACGGGCGCGTCGCCATCCTGACGCTCAACCGGCCTAAGGCGCTGAACGCGCTCAACACCGCGGTGATGGGCGAGATCGTCCGCCGCACCGCGGCGCTGGACCGCGACCCGGAGGTCGGGGCGATCCTGATCGCCGGGTCCGACAAGGCGTTCGCGGCGGGCGCCGACATCAAGGAGATGGAGGACCGTTCGGCGATGGCGATGATGCTCGCCGACTGGCTGTCCGACTGGGAGGCGCTGGAGCGGGTGCGCACGCCGATGGTCGCGGCGGTGGCGGGCTTCGCGCTCGGCGGCGGCTGCGAGCTGGCGATGATGTGCGACGTGATCCTCGCCGCCGATACCGCGAAGTTCGGCCAGCCGGAGATCAAGCTGGGGGTGATTCCCGGCATGGGCGGCTCGCAGCGACTCACCCGCGCGGTCGGCAAGTACAAGGCGATGGACATGATCCTTACCGGAAGGATGATCGACGCCGCCGAAGCCGAGCGGATCGGCCTCGTGTCGCGGCTGGTGCCGGCGGACCGCCTGATGGACGAGGCGCTGGATGTCGCCCGGACCATCGCCGGCTTCTCCAAGCCCGCGACGCTTGCCGCCAAGGAAGCGACGAACCGCAGCTTCGAGGTCGGGCTGCGCGAGGGGCTGCTGCACGAGCGGCGGATCTTCCATGCGCTCTTCGCCGGCGGCGACCAGAAGGAGGGCATGGCCGCCTTCCGCGAGAAGCGCCCGCCGGTGTTCCGTCACGGGGATGAGTGA
- a CDS encoding ABC transporter ATP-binding protein — MLNQTQRWTQDPVLTVEHLTMRFGGLVAVDDLSFDVGRGDITALIGPNGAGKTTVFNCVTGFYKPTEGRIAMRRGREVPAATVEELTGSGRQYLREEKGSVFLLERMADFRITAVAGVARTFQNIRLFGGMTVLENLLVAQHNVLMRASGYTIGGLFGLPGYRRAAAAARDKAIDWLRHTDLLDRADDPAADLPYGAQRRLEIARAMCTNPSLLCLDEPAAGLNPRESAELNTLLRYIRDEHGVSVLLIEHDMGVVMEISDHVIVLDYGKKISDGDAARVRNDPKVIAAYLGVDDEEVEAVEADLGKAGGSTATGTGHIDGGAA, encoded by the coding sequence ATGCTGAACCAGACGCAACGCTGGACGCAGGACCCCGTCCTCACCGTCGAGCACCTGACCATGCGCTTCGGCGGCCTGGTCGCCGTCGACGACCTCTCCTTCGACGTCGGCCGCGGCGACATCACCGCGCTGATCGGCCCGAACGGCGCCGGCAAGACCACGGTGTTCAACTGCGTCACCGGCTTCTACAAGCCGACCGAGGGCCGGATCGCCATGCGCCGCGGCCGCGAGGTGCCGGCCGCGACCGTGGAGGAGCTGACCGGCAGCGGCCGGCAGTATCTGCGCGAGGAGAAGGGCTCGGTGTTCCTGCTCGAGCGCATGGCCGACTTCCGCATCACCGCGGTGGCCGGCGTCGCCCGCACCTTCCAGAACATCCGGCTGTTCGGCGGCATGACGGTGCTCGAGAACCTGCTGGTCGCCCAGCACAACGTGCTGATGCGCGCTTCCGGCTATACGATCGGCGGGCTGTTCGGCCTGCCGGGCTACCGCCGCGCCGCCGCCGCCGCCAGGGACAAGGCGATCGACTGGCTGCGGCACACCGACCTGCTCGACCGGGCCGACGACCCCGCCGCCGACCTGCCCTACGGCGCCCAGCGCCGGCTGGAGATCGCCCGGGCGATGTGCACCAACCCGTCGCTGCTGTGCCTCGACGAGCCGGCCGCCGGCCTCAACCCGCGAGAATCCGCCGAGCTGAACACGCTGCTGCGCTACATCCGCGACGAGCACGGCGTGTCGGTGCTGCTGATCGAGCACGACATGGGCGTGGTGATGGAGATTTCCGACCACGTCATCGTGCTCGACTACGGCAAGAAGATCTCCGACGGCGATGCCGCCAGGGTGCGCAACGACCCGAAGGTCATCGCCGCCTATCTCGGCGTCGATGACGAGGAGGTCGAGGCCGTCGAGGCGGATCTCGGCAAGGCGGGCGGGAGCACCGCCACCGGCACAGGCCATATCGACGGGGGCGCGGCATGA